A region of the Echeneis naucrates chromosome 22, fEcheNa1.1, whole genome shotgun sequence genome:
aaacacaaataccCAGTGTTGATTTCTTTATGcaacacaatttttttgttgtgcttAATGTCCTTGTGAAGTGTCTTTGCATGTATCTTGTGCTTTGGAACCACTGATctgcagttgttgctgtgtgtatgAGTAGCAGAGAAAACATATGTGATGCGTAAAGCAGTTTCCTGATGGTGTTAAACTGtctttaaaacaggaaaacaaaaatggtgCACCTGGCAAAACCAGTCTTAAACCAGTCTGATTTTATGGTCCTTAACCTTTCATGGATGATATACAGCAATGTTCAGTTCACGTGCCACTGGAGAGATAATATTTCTGCAAAGCAAAAGGGTAGGTTTGTGTGCATTCACTTATTTTTGCATCATGAGAAACGTGTGAATTGATACATAACATTCACAATCACTATCAGACAAGTTATATTAGATTTCATTTCACCTCCTAATGCAAATTTTCAGCTGTAAATCTTCATCACATGTTTGACGTCTGTGACAGTATAAGCATGGCCTTCGACCAATCCATTTGGTAGCGCGGTGTTGGCAGAGGTGTCCTGAAAGCCGAAAATATTTATCAACACACTTATCTTACTTGAAGTATACCGATCTGGGGATAAAGATATGAATCTTTTACACAGTCTCGACCAGCAGGAACAAGATCAGTCTATCATCCTTTAATTTTAATGACGCCTGTTTCTTTACTTATTTCTTTGTGCAGCAATTAATGTCATTAGCTCTCAAaaatgagggtttttttttttttttttacttatttggGCATACTGACTCAAAAGTAGCAGGCAATGTCTCTTCAGTTGAGAAAGGTAGTCCTGTTAAAACTTGTTAAAAGCTGAAGTTCGGTTTATTGTTGTGCATAAGCCACAGGCTATGTgcacataaaaaacattaaaaagcagTAGCGTCGGGTGTGTGCAGAGTGTTAGCTCTTATCCTCTCGTGTGTGCCACAGCCTTTCAGTGAACTAGATCTATCAGCTCTGTATATCAGACCCCAACAGTGAAGTCCATCAGAGGCTCTGCAGGAGTTCCAGTACTCATGTTGGCATAAGAACAACAAACCCTGACATAAGGAGATATGTTATTGTTTCAAATAACAGAGACTAGTCTGACGAAGTCCACCCACCTTCCAAACCTCCTGAActgcagtgttaaaaaaaagggggattgtgaaaaatgtgaccAATTTACTTTCAAGTGAATGAAGAACATGAAGCTGCGTCCTTCGTGGTTGAAACTCTGTGTCAGTACGTTGTCACGACTCACGTTGTTTTAGCTATGACCTAAAGCAGTGGAGTGAAGACTACCTAGTTGCTACAGAGCAACAGCAGTTGCCACAAACATACAGAAGGAGTTAAGCTGTGAATGCTGATTTATTGCTCTTACCTCGCTGAGTTTGAGAGAGAAGCTCTGTAGCTCAGTAAGGAGGTTAGGTGGATTTGATAAGAGAGGAGCGGCCTGTAAATCCCTCAAGCTGCCTGGTTATCCCAGCAATTTACATTCTAGCAAGCCCCACCTGTGGTCACCTGCAGTGTGATCTTACGCAGCAATGAGctacgagagagagagagaaacaatttcactttcagtgttaatAGCCAAATGAGCCTCACGTGTGGCATTTGGCCTGCTTTGTTCATTATGCGGACATTGATTGGTTGTCattgagaaaataaagctgTTCAAAATAACAGTAAACTGCACTGGGTGGAGATGGCTCGTCTGTAAAAGATGAACTGTGTGACACGTCCAACCAGTGTTTACAAAGGGTTTGGcactgtaattaaaaaataataatcattattgttgttatggtaataataataataataatatgcaaGTATCACGCAGGTACAATTATTACAAAACACGTGTGCtgatgaagagcaggaagaaagcTCGCATTGCACCAGTTTTCAAGTCTCTGCATtggcttcctgtgtgtttcagaaTTGTCTTTAAAGTTCTTTCACCTTCACCTGAACAACTAAGGGTTATGTCGCTTTTCATAAATCaattatttagtttagttttttaccTCTGGTGTTTCCTCACTCAAAATTATTTTTCCTCAGTTTCTTCAACAGTTCCTCTTTTTAGTTTAGTGcgtcattttatttgaaagttttagtttctggtgtgtgtgtgtgtgtgtgtgtgtgtgtgtgtgtgatcaatTGATTAAAAATAGTGGACAGATAACAAACTGGTGCTGATCTTCCTGCAGCCCTTGGAGCTGTTTTTGCTGAAAACTTGACTTATTAAATACACAGTAGCTATTTGTTCTTGTTGGTACAGGCATGTTGCACACTTGATATTGTGAGGTATCATCTGTACTTCTCTTATCTATATTTTTATACTGTTTAGATAGCTCTGATatgatgacaaagaaaataagtAAGATTGGAGTCTCCCCTTTTATATCAGTTGAACGTATGCAAGGACTTAGAAGTGGATCTCTGAGTGTTAGGAGATGGGCCTGATATACAGCAATGACAGAGTTATGCACAGAAAAACGCCTTAAGCATTGGGAGAAGCGACAGGTCTCGGTGGAGGCGTGCAGGTTTTTGATGACAGAGTGGCTGTTctgcaaacaacaacagcttTTCATAACACTACATCACATGACATGAAAGGTCAAACATGGCATGAAAAAAGTGTCATGCGCAACCgtgtttcttctggttttgcttttcttctctggTTCTAAATGGATTTTCAGGAGTGGGTGTTGGTTACTGGGCCACTTTCAAGTTGatattttgactttgtttttctcttttcttttttctttttttggggggtgaaATGTCTTGAAGGCAAATTTGTGGCCTGTCTCTGTAATAGCGTGCAGGAAGTCGTGGCTGTAATTAATAACTGAGGCGGAAATAACAATTGAGGTATTTACTGGTATGTGCTTATGAAAAATGTCTAAAGCTTGGCTTCACAATCCTCCTTAGTTTAGCGGTGATATTAATTTAAAGCCGGATTAAACACAGCAATGATTGAATGTTGAAaaatcttcatcctcatctttgCTCATGCAATGATTTAAACATTACTGCAGGCGATTTATATTCTGCAATACTACTATTTCCCAGCAGTTTCTTACTCAGTACTTAACGGcagtaattaattaaaaatgaaaagaatgaaatcGCAGTAGCTGCTGTAATGTCATCAAAGCATCTTACTCTGACACCACCTGCTAGACAGctattgcatttatttatcGCAACTACTAAAAGGTgataacattaaaaataaaaggaattaGCTGATAACAAACTCAGTTTTTAATATCTAATTACCACTCCAGCAAGAGACATTCCCATTTCACGAGTGTCAACAATTAGCACAAGGCCATAAATCATGAAGCAAAtaagttttgatttattttaattatcataATTAACAGTTGAAGGTCTGTTGAAGAGACTAAACAAATaatttgtttcaggtgtttGGATGAAAATATACATTAGTATTAATGAATATAAGAAATCAGGCGTTGTTGGGTTGGGAAGAAATATAACTCAGatgaccttgtgtgtgtgtgcgtgtgttcctACTGCTTATTGTTGATATTAAAGTCAGGGTATATCCTGCCTTTAAACAAATACAGGAAATGTTTTCCACATAATATACTCCACAGTAACGCATTCAACCTACCTCCATACATGTTTGTGCaagattttctttaaaaacccCGCCCGGCACATTCAGTGAATACCCCACTCAGTGTTATCGTCACGGTGCATGATTCTTCTCATTCATTGTTCTCTGATTTGTACACGCAGGTGCAAATGCCAAAGGAAAGCTACAAGAACAAAAGCATATAGTGATTAATAACTGCAcgatctgtatgtgtgtttttttgccACACTGCGATATTGAAATTGGCAACCTCTGGGACAAAGAAaggacatttcaaaataataatgttgacatcaaaaatgcagatttattcatagtgtttttttgtttgttggttgagGTCATCACAACGGGCacacgtttttttgtttggttttttgagAAAGGGGTTGGAAGATTTGACAAGCTCACACATGCCGTTGGGGCTGTGTCATCGCATTAAATAACAACTGAAAGCAACTGTGTTGGCACTAAATGTGTTTAAGCTTTAAGACATGTTTGTGCTGAAGTCTGGGCAGGTTTGAAAATCAGCCGGCAGATTAATGTTTTTGCCACACATGAAGCGTGATCGGTGCAGAAAGCTGCACCCCTTGAACCAGGCTGAGTTGAAAAATGCATAATGACAATTATTGACAATAAAGGTTAAGCCATAACATGATAACTGATAACTAATGTTAcgataaatatatttaaaaaaaaaagcatacatatatttagaaatgtataacactttctttttccagtgtgtgtttgaatttaaaattgaTTTAGGCCAATGCAAAGCTGTTTTTTATGGAGAGATCCAAAGCTCGATAACATTAGCGGACCTTGTTACTACACAGCTATTGGACAGTCACTGTATGTGGGAGGGGTTTAGGGAaggttgttttgctgttgtattTTATTGCCACATATAATAATCACATGTATACAGTACGTATATGTATCATAAGTTTGTCTTCTTTCTAGCATCTAGCTTGTTGATTATTCTATGTTATGTGTGAGCTCCAATGGGTGGagtattttggtttttttccctttcctgtgATTGTAACTTGGGCACTTCCTGTGTTTAAACAAATACAGGAAATGATTATGTGCCTATTTAGGTCCTGAGTAGTCACTGCCCTCCAACTGTGTCCAAATCCATTTTTCAATAGGAACATCAACTGATTGTCCATAAATTATTCTCCTGCTCATCGTGGCTATTTGAattcagtgttgttttctgACACATAGACAAAAGACACATAATCTGAAACATTACAACAGATATGTGCAAAAATTCCAAGCAATGGCTGCAGTAATGTACAGCCAGTATTCAGTGACCATGCTTTCAAAAAGCCCGACTAAATTGATTAAAAGTGACtaaaggttttgtgttttgagaaatgcatttttctCAAACCACAGTTTTACTATCTGTCATAATTTATTCACTCTAGATACACTCATAACTCATCTTTCACTGTAACAGAGTGAGACACATCTACACCCACATGTATTTGTACATGACGTAATTAACAATTTATGACACTGGAATAGACTTATTAATACTATAAATCCATCAGTCAGACTTACGTAGCACTTTTCaggcaaacacaaagcagacagcAATTACTGTCTGttataaaagcaaaaaccaaatgaaaataaaacagaatgatCAGAAATGAGGGAACACTGAAGACAGGAAAAAGACCTAAATgatcaaacaaaacagataacATACAAAAAGAGATAACATTCAAGTGATTAAAAATTAATGGTGGTGTGTTGAAAGGAAAACAattgagagaataaaaatagaataaaggACATGCCAAAGAAGCCAGACTGAGGAGCAGGGCTTCAGATCATGCACTGATACCTCACTGTGGACTGTTGTTCAGACTTTGGGTAGAATTAAGGGACTATTAGCAGATCAGAGTGTCCAAAAAGGTTCTGACAAACTGGCAGAAGTGGGCTTTATGAGACAACAAAAAGAGCAGTAGCATAGTATTATCATACTCAGTGCTGCAGTTAATAAAAGCACGATGTGGCATCTCTGCATGGATTGATGAGAGCCGTGGTTTAGTTTAATGCTGAGTTCCCTCTGAGATCATAGGTTTATTCCCTGCTTCAGTTGTGCCCCCATGCCCGCTCTTGGTAAGTGCTGATTTGTCTCCAGGGCTCTGACCTCTGCAAGTTTTGTGCATTGTAAGGCTCCACAATTAAGGGAGTCAGCTTAAATGCCGAATGCTTACAGTGGCCGGAGACATCTGGAGAACCAGTCAAAACACAGCGGGGCCTGCCATTGTTAGCTCTTTTAAAACGGAACCGGCCCCGGAGGGTCAAAAGAAAGAGCCTGTAGCTGCTGTTAAACATGATTTCCGTCTTTAGTTTGCGACCCAAACAGGATACAGGAACATTACTGTTAGTTGCAGACCCACACCACTTGTTTTTCGACTCCGAATGGACAACTACATATTGGTCCTTTTTTACCTGAAAACTCTTACGGACCCCCTGGgtgtaaattttttttctatctctaGAGCAACTATGTTGTGGATTTTTCTACTCCAGCTGGTCAAAAGCAGCAGTGGTAGACCGACAGCTGATCACGAGGTTCTCTGCACATCTAATGCCTGCTACACCCTGCATATGGACAAGGTGAACTTTGTGAAGGCCTTTCAGAACTGTGACGACAATGGAGGTTATCTGATGACAAttagagacagagaagaagaggatgtGCTACGCTCACTGCTCTCACGGACCCAACAACATCAGGATCGGCAATTTAAATTTTGGATTGGATTAAAACTCACCAAAAGCGATTGTGTAGTTAATTACAAGACTCTCCGGGGCTTTAAGTGGCTATCTGGTGAAGAGGAATCCCACTACTCCAACTGGGGAAAAGAGCCCCTACATACCTGCACAATGAACAGATGTGTTAGGGTCCATTCCACTCTCACAGGTCAGAATGAACTGAAATGGACAACTGGATCTTGTAACCGCTCCAATTATTATGCATGTAAGTTTTACTTTCAGGGAATGTGCAAACCTTTGGTTCTTCTAGGGCCTGGAGAAATAACCTACACGCCACCCTTCCTTAAAAAACCACAAAGAGGACACATGAAATCATTTCCAATCGGAACATATGCTCATATCTCATGTAACGACCAACTAAGCGAGCTGGACTactctgtgtgcatgcatgttgaCGGTATCTATCGCTGGACGATCCCTGGTCCATtttgcaaaacaacaaagcaaatttGCTCAATCAACAATGGCGGATGCGAACATAAGTGTCATCAGGACCAAGATGAAGTTCAGTGCTTATGCAAAGAAGGTTATGACCTGGGCGAGGATGGACTCTCTTGCAGGATAAAAAACTTGTGTGATGTCGACACCTGTGAGCATCAGTGCGTAATGGGAGAGTCGGGGTATTCCTGCAACTGTCACCACGGGTTCGAACTGGACAAAAACCAGCACAACTGCTCGGACATTGATGAGTGTGAAACACAAGCCTGTGAGGATCATTTATGCCGAAATACACATGGTAGTTACacctgtgtgtgtaaaaatggcTTTGAGTTCAGCCATGGTAGATGCAGAGATGTGGACGAGTGTGCTCAAGGAAGATGTGAGCACAACTGTGTGAACAACGTCGGATCCTTCTCCTGTAGCTGCAATGAAGGCTTCACTTTATCCCAAAATGGCCACTCATGCGTCGACATAAACGAATGCAGCAATAATAACAATCCCTGCGATTTCACATGCAAAAATACTGTCGGCAGCTTCATGTGCACCTGCCCGCAGGGCTTCCATCTGGACACAGATGGATCAACTTGCGCGATAGACGTGACAGAAACGTCACCTCCTATATCAGATGatccagctgcagctgaggaAACACAAGAGAACTTCACTGAGTCCTTGACCGGAACGACAGTGGAGCTTCAGCACCAGTCCCCTCACACTTACCCACCACTTCCAGACCTGGTGAATGTCACACAAAGCGGTGAATGGAGCAATACATCCTCGGTCCTCGGGTTTGCCAAAGCCAATTCCAAGGTGATAATCTGCGTCCTCGGCTCAGTCATCCCTCTGCTCGTGCTGATCGCAGTGACCTTGGCTATTGCGGTGTTTCGATGCAGTCAATCCAAAAAAGAAgccaagaaaaacacttccacAGACGGCTACTGTTGGGTGTCTTCTGGTCTGGATCCACGTTTGGAGAAACTGTACGAGTCCATCTTGACTGATGATCTATGACCGAACAGTTAAGGAGAAGATTACATATGGAcggttgtgtttatttatctaatttatattttttattttgacctcTGTAGGTGAGGCTATGTGCTGTTATTAAATCATTacatatcaaataaaatcactttGTTATACGTTAGACATTGATATGGGCTTGACGTGgttcacacataaaaacacatagtGCTTGTACAAAGTAGAGAAATGTTGGAATAGAAAGGTGTTGTTAAGTCTTGTTACAAAGGGGACAGAGGGCTTCGTATGAGGGAGAGGTGTGTAGGGATCAGATTGTATGGTCTGAGTGGTGCctgttattttactgttataTTAAATATCAACATATGTATTAGATGGACTGGAGCAGCTACTCAGACTTTGAGGGAGTAAGGAAAGGATGTACCACAAAAAGTGAGCATTTATGTAGATGAATGTTAAAATCAAACTTCGTTTGTAATTTACTTTTGCCTTAACTAGCCACATGTTCTGCTATTTTCCCAAAAGATATGCATGAGTAATATATACACTGCTGCTCACTAACCCTGTGATCAAGGAAGAATTATGACTAAAAGTACCAACTGAAAAATTCAAAAGCATAAGCAAAACATCacttattttaaatttcaaaagtGCGTTTTAGGAGGAATTCAGCCTGTCATTGTTACATTGTTACACAGCTGGCTCATTATCAGTGATGCATTAACAAGTAAGTGGTAATTGATTGATGTAGCTGGTTGTAAAGTAGCAAATTTGAAAATTTATTTCAGACTGTATTCTGCAGAGTAGTTTAGCTTACGACAATGCATCATATTTTATCAATTAGTGTGTCTGGGAAAAGTaatcagtaataataatagtataatGGCAttgaataaatgcataaaagTAAGTACGAGTACAAtatttgcatttgaaatgttGTAAAGAATAATGTTGTGTGAAATGGAAATActaaattacaaaaacacatactTGTATTTGAATGCCGCACTTAGGGGAATGTAATTAGTTAATTCCCATCACTGTCACTGATATGCACTTGTACATAAATGAACACTGTTAGTTGCTGAAGAGAGTTAACACGTGATCATACTAAATATTGTGTTAAGATGAATACATGTAAACCAGAATATCATGACAAAGTCATGCATTATATCATgcttgaaaatgtaataaaaagttttttctgaaaccaagatgtgtttttcttctcataTTTCTGTCGCCTCTTCACTGCccctggaaaaaaacaacaggagtCTCACTTGAGTCCATTTCCTTCCTGGTTTTACTCTGTTCTTGCCCTGGGGGGCGTTGCTTCCTGAGACCACTGCCACTGTTTCTGAATCGTCCATACATAAATGGCAACATTCCTAGATGGTCTACTGCATGACACCATGTACTGCTTGAAAGCGAATATGGCAATGATCATTTTGAGGTCagttacttttttcatttgcatcagGACCGGATTTGGCGTGAAGCAGGATGACATCTGTAAACCCATTTGTTCTGGGAATGAATGCATAACTGTTCACCAGGATAGAGTGGATTTTGAAACAGCCGAGGAAGCTTGCCGGGTCAGGAATGGTGAACTAGTGACTATTCGGCCTCAGGCAGATAAGAGGATCCTCGGAAGGCTGAGTCAAGAATTGTCTGGCAACTTCTGGATTGGACTGCGTTTGCCAGCTGGCACATGTAGCAACCTTTCAGCTCCACTCAGAGGGTATGAGTGGAATTCTGGTAGCAAACACGGGAGCTTTATTCCATCCCTCACCACCTGGAGAGAAAGCTTCCAAGTTTGCTCCCCTCACTGTGTGTCACTTTCTGATGACCAGAAGTGGACAGAGAGACCGTGCTCTGACAGGACTGATGGCTATCTCTGCAGAACAAAGCATAAAGATGCGTGCAAGACAGAAGAATTATCACATTCTGATGTGTTCCTAAGCCAGCAAGGATGCTCAGATGCTCCTTGTGAGCATTTATGCACAGCTGTAAATGGAGGTTATAAATGCTCTTGTTTCGAGGGATATATCATTGACAGCGATAACCCCACAATGTGCAAAgtgcactgtgaaaaacagtcTTGCCCCTTGGTATGTGAAGGAGTCGGTGAAGGAGGTCCGTGCAAATGTGCAGATGGCTTCATAGACAACGTAGGAGAGTGCATAGACATCAATGAATGTGAGATGGATCAATGTCAACAAAAGTGTGAGAACACTTTTGGAAGTTTCATGTGCTCCTGCGATAAAGGATTTGTCCTTAAAGACCAAGTCAAATGTGTCAAAGCACGGAGCAGTGAGAGTTTTGTCATGACGACACCTATCGTGACAAGCCTTGCCAGTGTGGCTTCTATCAATTATACTCAGAAGGCATCTTCTGTATCCCCAGGGAGTTTTCTGGGGCTATGGGTTTTTGCTGCTGTGGCCGTCGTAGTGTCTATATGTGCGCTAAGGTTTTATGTTGTTAAGCGTCAAAAGCACAATCAACAGTCTACTGCAGTCGTTGCTGCGGCCAATACTGAGTGTTAACACAATGTCATGTTCTGTTGGGTAGTGTGTGAAGATTGGATTTCTGATTGTCGCTATGCAAGCTGACGAAAAATGTTTAATCTtgattaatattaaaaacatttgggCTATTGTGAATAAATGCAATGGTTCTCTAATTTTGCTTGACACAtgaaaattgataaaaaaaaaaaataatctatttAGTGTGTTAATTGTTCTTACTTAATGACCTTAGCTTCAATTTCATGTATATGCTGCTGTAAAGCAATTGTAAGGTAATGTACCTGATGTGAGTGCCAGTTCTCTGATTTTCTATATGTTCTTTTGAatccagactttttttttgcatccctATGTGTCCAATTGAGATGATGTGAAACCTGAGTTCATTCATGTCAACATTGTGCTCATAATTTCTCTTGCTCTTTTACCGCCATCTGGTGTTATATTGGATAAACTACAGTAACAATTGCAGTTGCCCTATTTGTCATTTGTAATAAATAGGTTGCAATGCTGATAAACGCAGATATAAAGttaatgtattcatttgttgctgtcactgtcactgttgaATGTGGAAGCTGTATAAAactgacattaaatgaaaaataagtcCTTATGGGAGAATTGGAATTACTGACAAAAACTGTAGATTAATTTTACTATTTAATGTACTTATCCACACTGAAAATAGTGCATTTAAAGTAGGATATGTTTGCTAGTGTAATAGCATTAGACTTAAAGTcttattaaacaaaataacactttAAACTTCAAATAATAGGTACAGACTATACTTGAAATATGTGcacatcaaatgaaaatgtttgatttatatTGGCTAATATACCATGATAAACCAAGTACTGCTTTAAGCTGCTGCAAAGCAGATAGTCCCCACTGTGCCAGAAACAAAGAGGTCAACACAGATATGCTGCTTTTTAATATAGGCGCTAGGAGCTAATAGGGGCTAACTTGATGACAATCACATTAGCAAAGTAATCGACAGTATATCAGCAGGAGGGGAAACCTAGAACAACACTCCATGCTGCCCTTATCTGACACAGTGATTAGACCTACATAGGTGTATTTGCCTCTCTCTCCCAGAGAATATACACTCCAGATAGTGTTGTTGAGCAGTAAACGCTGTGAATCAGCGAGCACCACAGAAACATGCCAGTGAAGGTCAAAGGTGATCCATACATTCTAACCTATGAATGAGCCTGAGAAACTGGAACAAAACAGCTTGATAGTGTAATGCTCAAACTAAACCAATTAATACAGGCGTGATAAAATAAAGTCCCAATACAGTAAACATAATTGTGTTACATCTGTGCTCCAGCATATGGACTTTGGCATGGAACAGTGGCTGAGAGGTTGATGTAACTCAGACTTAATATTGAGATCCTCAGACTTGTTAGTTCGGGTCAGAAGGTCAAGAGTGGCTCTGTGTGCCACTGAAAAACATCAGCTAATAATCATTCACATATAGCTAAACCTTAAttaaaacaacaccaacagtaataaaacacaatcatgGTGCAGCAGAGAAGTGATTGTAGTCTGCTAATGAAATGCACAATGCGTTCGACTGCAGTCAGGTGCTGATGCCAAAAGAAGTgattcatttattgtttatttacaaCCTTACAGTTGATAAAAATGTTATGTAATGATACAAATGAagtatttttagtttttgttttttattattattattattttagtgcCTTGCGTTTCCAGTCTGCAGTTATTATTGGAGGAACTTGTTgtggactttgtgtgtgtgccgtTGTGTAAACTTATGGCAAATTGGCAGTGTGGTGTTGATAAAACTGGGTAATACAAACCCATCCTGGCTGAACCCGGCTGCAGCTGACAGAAGCTCACCGGTGCCAAAATCTATATGAacctcagccaatcacaacAGGAGGagtgacaagaaaaaaatctgaaaaaaaaaagagacgaGACATTTGACCtcatttgtgttgctgtgtggtTTGAGACTCTCCTTCCATGGCGCTCATATTAGCTCTTGGCTTTCCACAACTCAGTCTACTCCATGCATATATTCAGTGCATTTCGCTGTTAATTGAATAATCACACATCCACGAAACATTAAATGAGCACTATGCATGTACTGCtgttcaaatcacaaaaacatacaaaaacataacattaaAATTATTGTCACCGTTTTATAAACTTATCGTAGACTTTGCTTCATCACAAAGCTACAAGTGAGATGATAAATGATGAATTATTTCAGTTGAACATCACTGACACTATATTTTTTTggttgtaattttttatttattctctaATTTTTCATAAATCAATTTCTAattcttcatttaaattatATGTTCACTCCTGCA
Encoded here:
- the cd93 gene encoding complement component C1q receptor; translated protein: MDNYILVLFYLKTLTDPLGVNFFSISRATMLWIFLLQLVKSSSGRPTADHEVLCTSNACYTLHMDKVNFVKAFQNCDDNGGYLMTIRDREEEDVLRSLLSRTQQHQDRQFKFWIGLKLTKSDCVVNYKTLRGFKWLSGEEESHYSNWGKEPLHTCTMNRCVRVHSTLTGQNELKWTTGSCNRSNYYACKFYFQGMCKPLVLLGPGEITYTPPFLKKPQRGHMKSFPIGTYAHISCNDQLSELDYSVCMHVDGIYRWTIPGPFCKTTKQICSINNGGCEHKCHQDQDEVQCLCKEGYDLGEDGLSCRIKNLCDVDTCEHQCVMGESGYSCNCHHGFELDKNQHNCSDIDECETQACEDHLCRNTHGSYTCVCKNGFEFSHGRCRDVDECAQGRCEHNCVNNVGSFSCSCNEGFTLSQNGHSCVDINECSNNNNPCDFTCKNTVGSFMCTCPQGFHLDTDGSTCAIDVTETSPPISDDPAAAEETQENFTESLTGTTVELQHQSPHTYPPLPDLVNVTQSGEWSNTSSVLGFAKANSKVIICVLGSVIPLLVLIAVTLAIAVFRCSQSKKEAKKNTSTDGYCWVSSGLDPRLEKLYESILTDDL
- the LOC115036438 gene encoding thrombomodulin-like; translated protein: MATFLDGLLHDTMYCLKANMAMIILRSVTFFICIRTGFGVKQDDICKPICSGNECITVHQDRVDFETAEEACRVRNGELVTIRPQADKRILGRLSQELSGNFWIGLRLPAGTCSNLSAPLRGYEWNSGSKHGSFIPSLTTWRESFQVCSPHCVSLSDDQKWTERPCSDRTDGYLCRTKHKDACKTEELSHSDVFLSQQGCSDAPCEHLCTAVNGGYKCSCFEGYIIDSDNPTMCKVHCEKQSCPLVCEGVGEGGPCKCADGFIDNVGECIDINECEMDQCQQKCENTFGSFMCSCDKGFVLKDQVKCVKARSSESFVMTTPIVTSLASVASINYTQKASSVSPGSFLGLWVFAAVAVVVSICALRFYVVKRQKHNQQSTAVVAAANTEC